A stretch of Roseovarius sp. M141 DNA encodes these proteins:
- the ctaA gene encoding heme A synthase: MAEKRSIFQEVDAQGAARVQPKGGMIDEGRRGARRGIRLWLMVLFALVVVMIAVGGLTRLTDSGLSITEWRPLTGALPPLNAADWQAEFERYQAIPQFQAQNSWMSLEDFKFIYWWEWGHRQLGRVIGLVWAVGFFGFLAARQIPVGWTRRLLLLGALGGLQGAVGWWMVHSGLGGDRTAVASYRLAAHLGLAFVILGFIAWYMLLLGRPEREVMQARRAREARLFGLGTGWLHFAFLQILIGALVAGIDAGRSYAEWPLMGGGLWPPQMMAFEPWWRNLFENAGTVQFIHRMTGYALLVFSVVVLLRGRRSANVATRSAFMLALYSVLAQVGVGIVTVVLAAPWQVAILHQFLAVIVWTLILRARFHAGYPLAQSVRGK, encoded by the coding sequence ATGGCGGAAAAACGCAGCATTTTTCAGGAGGTGGACGCCCAGGGGGCGGCGCGCGTCCAGCCCAAGGGCGGCATGATCGACGAGGGGCGGCGCGGCGCGCGGCGCGGTATCCGGCTGTGGCTGATGGTGCTGTTCGCGTTGGTCGTGGTGATGATTGCCGTTGGGGGGCTGACGCGGCTGACCGATAGTGGCCTGTCGATCACTGAATGGCGCCCGCTGACAGGTGCGTTGCCGCCGCTGAATGCCGCCGATTGGCAGGCTGAATTCGAGCGCTATCAGGCGATTCCGCAATTTCAGGCACAGAACAGCTGGATGAGCCTCGAAGATTTCAAATTCATCTATTGGTGGGAATGGGGCCACCGGCAACTGGGCCGCGTGATCGGTCTGGTCTGGGCCGTTGGTTTCTTCGGTTTCCTTGCTGCGCGCCAGATCCCGGTGGGCTGGACAAGGCGGCTGCTGCTGCTGGGCGCGTTGGGCGGGCTTCAGGGCGCGGTGGGCTGGTGGATGGTCCATTCCGGGCTGGGCGGTGACAGGACAGCCGTTGCGTCCTACCGCCTTGCCGCGCATCTGGGGCTGGCCTTTGTCATTCTGGGGTTCATCGCGTGGTATATGCTACTGCTGGGTCGACCCGAGCGGGAGGTCATGCAGGCCCGGCGCGCGCGCGAGGCGCGGCTGTTCGGGCTGGGCACGGGGTGGCTGCATTTCGCCTTTCTTCAAATACTCATTGGCGCGTTGGTCGCGGGCATTGATGCTGGTCGCAGCTATGCCGAATGGCCGCTGATGGGCGGGGGGCTTTGGCCGCCACAGATGATGGCGTTCGAGCCGTGGTGGCGCAACCTTTTTGAAAATGCGGGCACGGTGCAATTCATTCACCGCATGACCGGGTATGCGCTGCTGGTGTTCTCGGTTGTGGTGCTGTTGCGTGGGCGGCGTAGCGCAAATGTGGCGACGCGGAGCGCCTTCATGCTCGCGCTCTACAGTGTCCTTGCGCAGGTCGGAGTTGGGATCGTGACGGTTGTGCTGGCCGCGCCGTGGCAGGTGGCGATTCTGCACCAGTTCCTGGCGGTGATCGTCTGGACGCTGATCCTGCGGGCGCGCTTTCATGCCGGGTATCCGCTGGCGCAATCGGTAAGGGGCAAGTGA
- a CDS encoding carboxypeptidase M32, producing the protein MSAYDDLMAHQRQTEALAQIAGRLSWDRETVMPRGAAAQRSEETGALHAVLHARRTDMRIGDWLEAAGDEALTQEGEAQLRHIRRSFERTQRVPGDLAAALARQTALSQGKWAEAREADDFAGFAPVLDEILALKREEGAALADGGDVYDAMLDDYEPGAKAADLEAMFGALRPGLIMLREAALNGMPALRVTGQFDTQAQMRLARQLARVCGYDMQRGRIDKAVHPFSSGSGSDVRITTRTAEDDPFNCLYSTMHEAGHAVYEQSIDPAYALTPLGAGVSMGVHESQSRIVENQLGRSRAFTGWLYGQMRDAFGDFGIESEDAFYAAVNSLHRGFIRTEADEVQYNLHILMRFDLERALIAGDLATGDLEEAWNARFKADFGYDVPRASQGCLQDVHWSVGLFGYFPTYSLGNVYAGCLAEALRQAVPDLDAGLAQGDMGQAMGWLRENVQQHGGLYTPRELITRACGFEPTEAPLMAYLEEKFSALYPPA; encoded by the coding sequence ATGAGCGCGTATGACGATCTGATGGCGCACCAGCGCCAGACCGAGGCATTGGCGCAGATCGCCGGACGGCTGTCATGGGACCGCGAGACGGTGATGCCGCGCGGGGCCGCAGCCCAGCGTTCGGAGGAGACGGGCGCGCTGCATGCGGTGCTGCATGCGCGGCGCACCGATATGCGCATCGGGGACTGGCTGGAGGCGGCAGGCGATGAGGCGCTGACGCAGGAAGGTGAAGCGCAGCTGCGCCATATCCGCCGCAGTTTCGAGCGCACGCAACGCGTTCCGGGCGATCTGGCGGCTGCACTGGCGCGCCAGACAGCTTTGAGCCAAGGCAAATGGGCCGAGGCACGCGAGGCCGACGATTTCGCCGGTTTCGCGCCCGTTCTGGACGAGATCCTCGCGCTGAAACGCGAGGAGGGCGCGGCGCTGGCCGATGGCGGTGACGTCTATGACGCGATGCTGGATGATTACGAGCCGGGCGCCAAGGCTGCCGATCTTGAGGCGATGTTCGGCGCGCTGCGCCCCGGGCTGATCATGCTGCGCGAGGCGGCGCTGAACGGCATGCCGGCGTTGCGGGTGACGGGGCAGTTCGACACGCAGGCGCAGATGCGGTTGGCGCGGCAATTGGCGCGCGTGTGCGGCTATGACATGCAGCGCGGGCGCATCGACAAGGCGGTGCATCCCTTCTCAAGCGGGTCTGGCAGCGACGTGCGCATCACCACGCGCACGGCCGAGGACGACCCATTCAACTGCCTTTATTCGACGATGCATGAGGCCGGTCACGCGGTCTACGAGCAGTCGATCGATCCAGCCTATGCGCTGACGCCTCTGGGCGCGGGCGTGTCGATGGGCGTGCATGAAAGCCAGAGCCGGATCGTCGAAAATCAGCTGGGCCGCAGCCGCGCCTTTACCGGCTGGCTATACGGCCAGATGCGCGATGCCTTCGGTGATTTCGGGATTGAGAGCGAGGACGCATTTTACGCCGCTGTCAACAGCCTGCATCGCGGTTTCATCCGCACCGAGGCGGACGAGGTGCAATATAACCTGCACATCCTGATGCGGTTCGATCTGGAACGGGCGCTGATCGCCGGAGATCTGGCGACGGGCGATCTGGAGGAGGCCTGGAACGCAAGGTTCAAGGCTGATTTTGGATACGATGTACCGCGCGCATCGCAGGGTTGTTTGCAGGATGTGCATTGGTCGGTTGGTCTTTTTGGGTATTTCCCGACCTACAGCCTTGGCAATGTCTATGCCGGCTGTCTGGCCGAGGCGCTGCGCCAAGCGGTGCCGGATCTGGATGCCGGGCTGGCGCAGGGCGACATGGGGCAGGCGATGGGCTGGCTGCGGGAGAACGTCCAGCAGCATGGCGGGCTGTACACTCCGCGCGAATTGATCACGCGCGCCTGCGGGTTCGAGCCGACAGAGGCGCCGCTGATGGCCTATCTGGAGGAGAAGTTCAGCGCGCTCTATCCGCCTGCCTGA
- the gyrA gene encoding DNA gyrase subunit A: MDEMTPERPVYDGPTVSIEEEMKTSYLDYAMSVIVSRAIPDLRDGLKPVHRRILYAMFEGGNTHDKPYRKSARAVGDVMGKYHPHGDSAIYDALVRMAQDFSMSLPLLDGQGNFGSMDGDNPAAMRYTEVRMDKPAAYLLADIDKETVDFQDNYDGKDREPTVLPARFPNMLVNGAGGIAVGMATNIPPHNLGEVITATLALIENPDLTSEDLIEYIPGPDFPTGGMMLGRSGARKAYLEGRGSVIVRAKTRIEEIRKDRWAIIIDQIPYQVNKSTMIERIAEAARDKRIDGIAHVQDESDRDGVRVVVELKRDATAEVVLNQLFRFTPMQTYFGCNMLALNGGRPEQLTLRRFLTCFIDFREDVVARRTAYELRKARERSHILCGLAVAVSNVDEVVATIRASMDAADARRRLMERRWPAGEILEYIALIDDPTHTANEDGTYNLSEIQARAILELRLQRLTQLGVKEVTDELRELAGKIKEYLAILASRERIMEIIANELAEVRELFAVPRRTQIVDWSGDMDDEDLIEREDMVVTVTSGGYIKRTALADFRSQKRGGKGLSGMATKDEDVVTTLFVANTHTQLLFFTTDGMVYKLKTWRLPQGGRTSKGKAIVNILPIPTGVSIAAIMPVDRDEAEWDDLQVVFATSAGTVRRNKLSDFTNVRSNGKIAMRFEEENAGITLINARIASNDDDIMLVTSSGRAIRFRATDVRVFNSRASLGVRGIRLTGEDAVVSMSIIPHFEATSDDRAAYLKMRRAQAGLTEEEVDAADEDGDANAQLSQEQFAAMKDAETLILTITAQGNGKLSSSHDYPIRGRGGMGVAAMDRAMRGGALVASFPVTQEDQIMLATSKGQSIRVPVQGISFRSRSAGGVKVFNTGKNETVVSVAWIAEQTDDDVIEGETPIEASGGTPAEDA; the protein is encoded by the coding sequence ATGGATGAAATGACACCCGAGCGGCCGGTCTATGACGGCCCGACCGTGTCCATCGAAGAAGAGATGAAGACGTCCTATCTGGATTACGCGATGTCGGTCATCGTCAGCCGCGCGATCCCCGATCTGCGTGACGGGTTGAAGCCGGTGCATCGCCGCATCCTCTATGCGATGTTCGAGGGGGGCAATACCCACGACAAGCCCTACCGCAAATCCGCCCGTGCCGTCGGTGACGTCATGGGTAAATACCACCCGCACGGCGATAGCGCGATCTATGACGCGCTGGTGCGCATGGCGCAGGATTTCTCGATGTCGCTGCCGCTGCTGGACGGTCAGGGCAACTTCGGCTCGATGGACGGCGATAACCCCGCCGCCATGCGCTATACCGAGGTCCGCATGGACAAACCGGCCGCCTACCTTCTCGCCGATATCGACAAGGAAACCGTCGATTTTCAGGATAATTACGACGGCAAGGACCGCGAGCCGACGGTCCTGCCCGCCCGGTTCCCCAACATGCTGGTCAATGGCGCGGGCGGCATCGCCGTCGGCATGGCCACCAACATCCCGCCCCACAACCTGGGCGAAGTGATCACCGCCACGCTGGCGCTGATCGAAAACCCGGACCTGACCAGCGAAGACCTGATCGAGTATATTCCCGGCCCCGATTTCCCTACGGGCGGCATGATGCTGGGCCGGTCCGGCGCGCGCAAAGCGTACCTTGAGGGCCGCGGCAGCGTCATCGTGCGCGCCAAGACCCGGATCGAGGAAATCCGCAAGGATCGCTGGGCGATCATCATCGACCAGATCCCGTATCAGGTGAATAAATCCACCATGATCGAGCGCATCGCCGAGGCCGCCCGCGACAAGCGGATCGACGGTATCGCGCATGTGCAGGACGAATCCGACCGCGACGGCGTGCGCGTGGTGGTCGAACTGAAACGCGACGCCACCGCCGAGGTCGTGCTGAACCAGCTGTTCCGCTTTACCCCGATGCAGACGTATTTCGGCTGCAACATGCTGGCCCTCAACGGTGGCCGCCCCGAGCAGCTGACGCTGCGCCGGTTCCTGACCTGCTTCATCGATTTTCGCGAGGATGTCGTCGCCCGCCGCACCGCGTATGAATTGCGCAAGGCGCGCGAGCGCAGCCATATCCTGTGCGGTCTGGCCGTCGCGGTCAGCAATGTGGACGAGGTCGTCGCAACGATCCGCGCGTCGATGGACGCGGCGGACGCCCGGCGAAGACTGATGGAACGCCGCTGGCCTGCCGGTGAGATCCTTGAATACATCGCGCTGATCGACGATCCGACCCATACCGCCAATGAGGATGGCACCTATAACCTGTCCGAAATTCAGGCGCGCGCCATTCTGGAGCTGCGCCTGCAACGCCTGACCCAACTGGGCGTCAAGGAAGTCACGGACGAGCTGCGCGAACTGGCCGGCAAGATCAAGGAATACCTCGCCATTCTGGCATCACGCGAGCGGATCATGGAGATCATCGCGAACGAGCTGGCCGAGGTGCGCGAACTCTTTGCCGTACCGCGCCGCACCCAGATCGTCGACTGGTCCGGCGACATGGACGACGAGGATCTGATCGAGCGCGAGGACATGGTCGTGACAGTCACGTCCGGCGGCTATATCAAGCGCACCGCTCTGGCCGATTTCCGCAGCCAGAAACGCGGCGGCAAGGGGCTGAGCGGCATGGCAACCAAGGATGAGGATGTCGTCACCACCCTCTTTGTCGCCAACACCCATACGCAGCTATTGTTCTTCACCACCGACGGCATGGTCTACAAACTAAAGACATGGCGCCTGCCCCAGGGGGGCCGCACTTCCAAGGGCAAGGCAATCGTCAACATCCTGCCGATCCCCACCGGCGTGTCCATCGCCGCCATCATGCCGGTCGACCGGGACGAGGCCGAATGGGACGATCTGCAAGTGGTCTTTGCCACCTCGGCAGGCACCGTGCGCCGCAACAAGCTGTCGGATTTCACCAACGTGCGCAGCAACGGCAAGATCGCCATGCGGTTCGAGGAAGAGAACGCCGGCATCACGCTGATCAATGCGCGGATTGCTTCGAACGATGACGATATCATGCTGGTCACGTCCTCGGGCCGGGCCATACGCTTTCGTGCGACGGACGTGCGCGTGTTCAACAGCCGCGCGTCGCTGGGCGTGCGGGGCATCCGCCTGACCGGCGAAGATGCGGTCGTATCGATGTCGATCATCCCGCATTTCGAAGCCACATCGGACGACCGCGCGGCATATCTGAAAATGCGCCGCGCGCAGGCCGGCCTCACCGAAGAAGAGGTGGACGCGGCGGACGAGGATGGCGACGCCAACGCTCAGCTGAGCCAGGAGCAGTTTGCCGCCATGAAGGATGCCGAGACGTTGATCCTTACGATCACGGCGCAGGGCAACGGCAAGCTCAGCTCGTCTCACGACTATCCCATTCGCGGGCGCGGCGGCATGGGCGTGGCAGCCATGGACAGGGCGATGCGCGGCGGTGCGCTGGTCGCGTCCTTCCCGGTGACGCAGGAAGATCAGATCATGCTGGCGACCTCCAAGGGGCAGTCGATCCGCGTACCGGTGCAGGGCATTTCCTTCCGCTCGCGCAGTGCAGGCGGGGTCAAGGTGTTCAATACCGGCAAGAACGAGACCGTCGTCAGCGTCGCATGGATCGCCGAGCAGACCGATGACGATGTGATCGAAGGCGAGACACCCATCGAAGCATCTGGCGGGACACCAGCGGAGGACGCATGA
- a CDS encoding usg protein, translated as MPMSETEMMLKGYGLTTAEFFYGMPDYVHVLNSYVWQDYDIAPDHPNLFKFVEFWQRELDGPLHSVRFSHRKLISPGEWQNVTGEFTLH; from the coding sequence ATGCCGATGAGCGAGACGGAAATGATGCTGAAAGGGTACGGTCTGACCACCGCCGAATTCTTCTATGGCATGCCCGATTATGTCCATGTGCTGAACAGTTACGTCTGGCAAGATTACGACATCGCGCCGGATCATCCCAACCTGTTCAAATTCGTCGAATTCTGGCAGCGGGAACTGGATGGCCCGCTGCATTCCGTGCGGTTCAGCCATCGCAAGCTGATTTCGCCGGGCGAATGGCAAAACGTGACGGGGGAATTCACCCTGCACTGA
- a CDS encoding YSC84-related protein, with translation MSIISRRGFTLGALGLGGTALAGCSNGIGSVAPQQIDARVDTTLRYLYETYPGTRSLYEKSAGMLIMPLMTEAGLGLGGGYGRGALRINNQTVDYYSAAKGTVGLQIGAQQFAHVLFFMTESALAGFRRSSGWAAGADIGYVFKDTAENLRADTTTSSSPVIAVVFGQAGLMAGASLEGMKYSRIIP, from the coding sequence ATGAGCATTATTTCCAGACGCGGATTCACGCTGGGCGCCCTTGGTTTGGGCGGTACGGCACTGGCTGGTTGCAGCAATGGCATCGGCAGCGTTGCGCCTCAGCAGATCGACGCGCGCGTCGACACGACGCTGCGCTATCTCTACGAAACCTACCCCGGCACGCGCAGCCTGTACGAGAAATCGGCAGGCATGCTGATCATGCCCCTGATGACCGAGGCCGGGCTGGGTCTGGGCGGCGGCTACGGGCGCGGCGCGCTGCGGATCAACAACCAGACAGTCGATTACTACTCGGCCGCCAAGGGCACCGTGGGCCTGCAAATCGGCGCGCAACAATTTGCGCATGTGCTGTTCTTCATGACCGAAAGCGCGCTGGCTGGCTTCCGCCGATCCTCGGGGTGGGCTGCTGGCGCCGATATCGGCTATGTGTTCAAGGATACCGCCGAAAACCTGCGTGCCGATACGACGACATCGTCGTCGCCAGTGATCGCTGTGGTGTTTGGCCAGGCCGGTCTGATGGCGGGCGCCTCGCTGGAAGGCATGAAGTACAGCCGCATCATTCCCTGA
- the hemB gene encoding porphobilinogen synthase, which translates to MHPVLSPFPASRPRRLRRTPGLRALAAENTLSAGDLIWPVFVRDGENVEEPVASMPGVNRLSVDRAAHAAREAADLGLPAICLFPYTGADKRTADCAEAWNPDNLSNRATRAIKAAVPDMLVMADVALDPYSDTGHDGFVRDGVIVNDETVEALVKQALAQAEAGVDIIGPSDMMDGRIGAIRTALEAAGHQDIVLLSYAAKYASAFYGPFRDAVGASGALKGDKRTYQMDPTNSDEAMRMIARDLAEGADAIMVKPGLPYLDICRRAKDTFGAPTYAYQVSGEYAMIAAAAQNGWIDGEKAMTESLLAFKRAGCDGILTYFAPAMARLLT; encoded by the coding sequence ATGCACCCTGTCCTGTCCCCCTTTCCCGCCAGCCGTCCGCGCCGCCTGCGCCGCACGCCCGGCCTGCGCGCGCTGGCCGCCGAGAACACCCTGAGCGCGGGCGATCTGATCTGGCCCGTCTTCGTGCGCGACGGCGAGAACGTCGAGGAACCCGTTGCCTCGATGCCCGGTGTCAATCGGCTGAGCGTCGACCGCGCCGCGCACGCCGCGCGCGAGGCGGCGGATCTGGGTCTCCCCGCAATCTGCCTTTTCCCTTACACTGGCGCGGACAAGCGCACGGCTGACTGCGCCGAGGCGTGGAATCCCGACAACCTCAGCAACCGTGCGACACGCGCCATCAAGGCCGCCGTGCCGGACATGTTGGTGATGGCCGATGTCGCGCTGGATCCCTATTCCGATACCGGCCATGACGGGTTCGTGCGAGATGGCGTCATCGTCAATGATGAAACGGTCGAGGCGTTGGTCAAACAGGCCCTCGCGCAGGCCGAGGCGGGCGTGGACATCATCGGCCCGTCGGACATGATGGACGGACGCATCGGCGCAATCCGCACGGCGCTGGAGGCGGCGGGACATCAGGACATCGTACTGCTGAGCTATGCCGCAAAATACGCCAGTGCGTTTTACGGCCCGTTCCGCGATGCGGTGGGCGCGTCCGGCGCGCTGAAGGGGGACAAGCGGACCTACCAGATGGACCCGACCAATTCGGACGAGGCGATGCGCATGATCGCGCGCGATCTGGCCGAGGGCGCCGATGCGATCATGGTCAAGCCCGGCCTGCCCTATCTGGACATCTGCCGCCGCGCCAAGGACACCTTTGGCGCGCCGACCTATGCCTATCAGGTCAGCGGCGAATATGCGATGATCGCAGCCGCCGCACAGAATGGCTGGATCGACGGCGAAAAAGCGATGACCGAAAGCCTTTTGGCGTTCAAGCGGGCCGGTTGTGACGGAATTCTGACTTATTTCGCTCCTGCCATGGCCCGCCTTCTGACCTGA
- a CDS encoding component of SufBCD complex — translation MDWYATVFEMIDMRSFSNLWFWIALAVMWSSTSHYILGVPWDMVLRAHKETQNDGAMQDMNVLVRINIRRILYIVQESGLVLTGIVCFALTTAALLGWVYGREFAQAIFLLAMPMSVVWLLSLRTARHIDAAGLTGAPLIKRLFRHRLHVQIIGMLSIFVTAMWGMYQNMSFSALGG, via the coding sequence GTGGACTGGTACGCAACCGTATTCGAGATGATCGACATGCGCAGTTTCAGTAACCTGTGGTTCTGGATTGCGCTGGCGGTAATGTGGTCCTCGACCAGTCACTATATTCTGGGCGTGCCGTGGGACATGGTGTTGCGCGCCCACAAGGAAACGCAAAACGATGGCGCCATGCAGGATATGAATGTTTTGGTGCGCATCAATATCCGGCGTATCCTCTATATCGTGCAGGAGAGCGGGCTGGTGCTGACGGGTATCGTGTGCTTTGCGCTGACCACCGCCGCTCTGCTGGGCTGGGTCTACGGTCGCGAATTTGCGCAGGCGATATTCCTTCTGGCGATGCCCATGTCGGTGGTCTGGCTGCTGTCCCTGCGCACCGCCCGACATATCGATGCCGCCGGGCTGACCGGCGCGCCGCTGATCAAGCGGCTCTTTCGTCACCGCCTTCATGTGCAGATTATCGGCATGCTGTCGATCTTTGTCACTGCCATGTGGGGCATGTATCAAAACATGAGCTTCTCAGCCTTGGGCGGATGA